The genomic segment TGACAAATTTATCAATGGTAGAGTAGAATTACCTCCAATGCAAGCTAGAGGAATCAAAACTCATGGCGCTGATCTGAGAAACAAGATCTCCGGAAGTAGAGCTATCCAACGAGCGAAGTATGTTTTTAGACAGTCCCGCAAAGTGAATGTTATATTTGACAAAAAGCTGTAAGCATAAAAACCTTCAGGCAAAaactcaaagaaagaaaaaaggcaTTTACCCCCTGGTAACAAAGAGTGAATTCTTACCTCAATAATTGCTTTTTGGGATTTCATAGATTCGTGATGAGAACTACAGAAGATTGAAAATAAATCTTAACACCAACTTTACAAGCATATTTGTCCTTACCAATAATATAAGTAACTGATCTAGGAAGTGTAAAAAGGTTACCTTGAAAGAATCCCCAGAAGAAAAGAGGAAAATGATTTTGGATCCTGGAGTAGCAGAACAAACATAAGATTTTACCATTGGAAATAGAGTAAAAAAACTAACACCAAATGTCTACCGTTGTCAAATGCTTGAGAACACTCTGTGAAGAAAGAATGCTACAAGAACCAAGGACTACATTCTCTGGCGCATCCGGATTTCGCAAGTTCTCACTAAGGGACCCAACACACTTTGAAAGCAATGGCGGCCATCTCTTTAACAGCTTCAGCAAAGATTTCCCAGCAAGCCTGAATACCACAATAAAGCAAAGCCTTAATCAATTAATGCATTGAAGGAAAGCCCTTGTAGAAAAAATTACAGACGAAATTCTGGTTGAAGAAATTTACAGACAAAATCCTCTCCCAAACTTAGCCTATAaccaattatttatttacatgCATATTTGAACCACAGGTGGGGTCAAAAGTACTCACACTCGAACAGTCTCATAATTGTGCAGGCAGAGGGTCAAAAGATCATCAACCAAAAGTGTCAAGGATGCTGGTGGAGAAAAGTTCCCATCTGTACGAAACAGATGATAGGACGATTGTGATGATCTCCATGTGTTGTGCATGTACGCCTTGTCAATGAGCGCCCATCTAGGCCTGGGTAACAAGAAGATTTGCATGAAATTAAAATCATGATGTGTAGGTCTTCAATTAGGACAAAGGGAGAATTACCTTCTCTTGCCCTTAGAATGATACTCAGTAATAAAGTTCGATGGAGGCTCCACAATAGCAGCAGATTCCAGTTTCCAAGCCTGCCTGTGATTATACCATTCATCGTACTCCAAGCTGCCTGAAAACACTCAAAAGTAAAGTGTTATATCAAGAGAAAAATATGTAGCTAGTCAACTGCAGAAAGGGACCACGCCGGAGGCTTTCTGCAATACCATAGTTTCCTAGAGCATCCATTATGCGGATTATTAATACCAGCAAGATGCTGTCATCTGACTTTTTCTCTAATAAGTATCTGCAAACATCACAACAATATTTTCAGTTGAACGCATAAGCTTTTTTGAGAGAAACAAGCAAAAAAGCTACTGAAAACATATTACTTGCAGGCTGCATGAATGGTCTCAGCAGTCCTTTCTCGTATTTCAGCACTGCCAACGGAGGAACCTGACGCTCCAGCTATAAAGAACGGCAGATCTCCGACCATATCGTGTTTAGGTGATGGCCTGAAATCAGGGAGGCAAGACAAAACACCTTGCAATGTAGAATCTATGCGCAAAAGAGTCACTTTTAGGTGTGTTTTTTCATCTCCTGCACCACAAACAGCATCAATGAGGCACACACTATACAATTTTGGAGAAAACAAGTATGATACCATACATTCTGTGTTAATATTACAAATAGAAATGTCAGCCTTTAACCCTAACATGAAACATGCCAAGCAGATTGGTATAGATAGCAAATATCATTGATGTAAGAATGAATCACACAAAGGAATAACTGAAATTACCTGCATCAGAGTGAATATTTGATTGGCATATTCTCAAAAGATCATCTAATGCTGACTGAAGATGAAGGTCTAAGAGCTCATTGGCAAACTGAATTTCCTCTTTGGTGGGAACATGCCACCTGGAATGCGCCACCTGCTCATCCTTAGAAGAAGCTTTGGTGCTTATCCATTCCTCCAAAGCAGGAGCAGCAGGGTGACGAGACAAACATCTAACAAGGATAGAAGCTTTCTGTTATATGAGTAAAGAgacaaaaaacacacacaccaaGATGTTGATGACAAGCATTCTTGAGGTATTACGCACTTGTACTGATCCATAGGATAGTAAAGAATCAGACTTCCAAGGAGAGATCGAAGAAGATGATCCCCAGCTCCATTAACCTAAAGGGACCCATCAAATCATCAGACAAGCGAGATAAAGTTCACATCACCAAAAAATGGCACACATTAAGACAAATTTGACTCCAAAGATGTCTTGTCAGTAAATAATACCTTCCAAGATGCGGAATTAAATGCGGAAGAGATAGCTTCGATGAAATGATCTTTATACCGAAGAAGTGAGCTGCCTCCATAAGTGATGGCAACTGACAATACTTTCAGCTGATAATCTATAGCTGCCTCAAGCGCTGGAGAAAGTGTCTGTTTGTCTTTCTGAAAAAGGTGATAAAAAGACATAAGGgatatttttaatttgcaaAATGAAGAGAACGCATAAACTTCGAACAAAAAATATTGACAAGCAGAAATACCTTATTGGATCCAAGGGTATCTGCACTTCCTTTTCCTCCAAAACCAGTGACAGGGGTTTCTTTCAGAGAAGATATAACAGCGAGGATCATTGGTTCAACAATTTGAGTAACTGCTTCTTCGGGATTCGAATGAACACAGGCACAACAAAGCAGCCCAACCTCGGCAATTGCACCAGGAAGGATATTTGTCCGAACAAACTTTGATATCTTTTTCAGTGCCTGTTAGACAGTTAGAGATAAAAGCAGTCGCGCAATCAAACTTCTCTTCCCTGGAAAAGTATTAAGGATTTTCTAAAGTAACAACGACAAACCAACCTGGCTATATAGAGAACCAGACAGCCTTCCTAGGAGGATTTCAAGCATGCAATAGTAGTAAGGACCATCCTCAACCAAAAACGTTCCAGATGTTGCAGATGAACTTAGGCCTTCATTTCTGCAGTAACAGAAAATCttttatgtaattaataatagACGAGAGGTGAAAATAAAATGCTAtataacaaagaagaagagaccACAATCATGAAGCAGAATTGTAAAAATCCTGACTCTGATAAATTACTCACATAACACTGTTGGGTTCCAAATGCTGTAACAAAGCGATCAAACGGCACAAAAATTCATCCAGCCACTCAGAGAAGGAAGCCATAGTCATGATTGATATGTCATCAGAACTATCATCCAAGACAGCCATCTACGACATACAAAGATAAAACccgattcaaaaaaaaatatgttgaaCAATGAATGTTTGGGAGATTTTCAAGGTAAAAGGAGCGTACATTGGAAAAAATTGAGCCAATCAGCTGCATAGTTGCCAAGGTTTTAGGGGGGTCATTGGCATCCATTCCAAGCAATGCATTAGATAGAGAAATCCCAATGAGATCAAGAAACATCCTATCATCCATATCACCACCAAGCTCTTGTTTAGCAGTTGACATGGAAGACTGCAGGATTGGCCGGCCAGCAAATGCAACAGACATCATAGCAGTTTTTAACTGGTGGGTGGCAGTAGTCTGATACACATAAAACATTTACTCTGAAGTGAGTAGAATGATACACTAGAACTTTTCTTTGACGGGGAAATCAAATAGACTAAAATACGGACGAAAAAGTCAGCAAGAGCgaataaaaattacaaaccgTTTCCAAAGCCAAATGGAACCGAGAAGCCACAAAAGGAAGGACCAAAGAGGGTTCCACATAAGACAGAATGGATGTGGCCGCAGCAACGGTCTCGGAAAGATGTTCGTTCTTGCTATATTGACCACGATCAATCAACTTCAACACCACGTCAACAAAAGCTATCCTTTCCGGCTTTCCTAAACAGACCGTTGATAGACTATCTGGATTCCTGAAGGAATAGAATCTAAGCAAGAGCAACATACCAATATGATTAAATAGAAAGTAGTGACATAGCTATTTTCTTACTGCTGCTCTCGCTGTAAACGCTTTTGGAATGCTACAACCAGGTGGAGCAAAAACCGTTCCAAGGAATAAGTCCAACGGCCACCATTAGAAGgatgataatatctatatatacaaaacaaatagaGAAATAGTAAGCACAACGGTTGCAACCTTGAAACAAATAAACAATAGGGGGTCACTGTCTAAGCAAACAAACTGTTCTAAAAGGTTGACCAGTTTCTTGAATTGCTCATGTGCCGAACTTCCAGGTTTCAGAAAGTATACCTGAAACAGAAGTCAGGAAACGCAACCCGTTAAGATTTGTTAGAGTATAAGAATGAAGtatattgaaaaacaaaaatcaacttACAATAGACTGTGCAATTGACTTTGATGGAGTCATAGTCCTATTAGGGAACAGGAACCTCGTGTTTCTGGGAACATCGACAGAAAAAGGATACGATCCACTTCCATTCGCAACAGGAACCTAAAACTGAATTAAATTAGAATCATGTgtataaagaaaaagagaataCACTAATCTGGAACACGCGCTTCGATCACATTTAGTTTCTGTTATCATCTACGTTCCCGCTGCCTTTCAAgcaaacaattatatttttttccaaaacgaAACCGACGTCAAGATCTCTTGTCATTCAGGCTGGAACTCCAAATATTAATCATTAGCAACACTAGGAAAACTTCACTCACCTCGAACATATTCAAGAATCTACTAAAAAGCATGGGCAAGTAGGACTCCCAGTCGATAGAGCTGCAATTTTTTATCACTCGAGCTAGCACAGCTGCCCATTGACTGTTCCAAAATTGACAATTTGGTATTGAATCCCAGAGCTCTAAACAGTCGTTTATCCATTTTCTACAAGGTCAGAAGAATAGAAAGTAAAGAGTTTAGATTCATTCTAATGTGAGAGAACGCGAGGTATCACTGATCAACAATAAACATTTGTCCTTACTCAGAGAAGAAATCCTGATTTTCGGGGTTTGTGGGAAGGAA from the Raphanus sativus cultivar WK10039 unplaced genomic scaffold, ASM80110v3 Scaffold0680, whole genome shotgun sequence genome contains:
- the LOC108859137 gene encoding proteasome activator subunit 4, which gives rise to MHLYNGWLPPPVAEETKKEKESFARVVRCVKELHRPDDPESVYATLKWISVIELYVRAKSDLSVEDVTELVEIGLQIFHSSQDKLYAQVRWGNVLVRLMNKYRKKLTLKVEWRPLYDTLIHAHFSRSPGPEGWRLRQRHFEAVTSLTRSCRRFFPQGAASDIWSEFMSLLENPWHNSSFEGSGFVRLFLPTNPENQDFFSEKWINDCLELWDSIPNCQFWNSQWAAVLARVIKNCSSIDWESYLPMLFSRFLNMFEVPVANGSGSYPFSVDVPRNTRFLFPNRTMTPSKSIAQSIVYFLKPGSSAHEQFKKLVNLLEQYYHPSNGGRWTYSLERFLLHLVVAFQKRLQREQQNPDSLSTVCLGKPERIAFVDVVLKLIDRGQYSKNEHLSETVAAATSILSYVEPSLVLPFVASRFHLALETTTATHQLKTAMMSVAFAGRPILQSSMSTAKQELGGDMDDRMFLDLIGISLSNALLGMDANDPPKTLATMQLIGSIFSNMAVLDDSSDDISIMTMASFSEWLDEFLCRLIALLQHLEPNSVINEGLSSSATSGTFLVEDGPYYYCMLEILLGRLSGSLYSQALKKISKFVRTNILPGAIAEVGLLCCACVHSNPEEAVTQIVEPMILAVISSLKETPVTGFGGKGSADTLGSNKKDKQTLSPALEAAIDYQLKVLSVAITYGGSSLLRYKDHFIEAISSAFNSASWKVNGAGDHLLRSLLGSLILYYPMDQYKCLSRHPAAPALEEWISTKASSKDEQVAHSRWHVPTKEEIQFANELLDLHLQSALDDLLRICQSNIHSDAGDEKTHLKVTLLRIDSTLQGVLSCLPDFRPSPKHDMVGDLPFFIAGASGSSVGSAEIRERTAETIHAACKYLLEKKSDDSILLVLIIRIMDALGNYGSLEYDEWYNHRQAWKLESAAIVEPPSNFITEYHSKGKRRPRWALIDKAYMHNTWRSSQSSYHLFRTDGNFSPPASLTLLVDDLLTLCLHNYETVRVLAGKSLLKLLKRWPPLLSKCVGSLSENLRNPDAPENVVLGSCSILSSQSVLKHLTTDPKSFSSFLLGILSSSHHESMKSQKAIIELFVKYNIHFAGLSKNILRSLDSSTSGDLVSQISAMSFDSSSLHWRYNLMANRVLLLLAMSCRMDPTFSFKILNETAGHFLKNLKSQLPQTRILAISALNTLLKESPHKMQGKDQPPVSSQENANSSLDLALSQIFQEEGFFRETFESLSHIHITDTDSSSRGNHGSSSFQSMADKSITRFYFEFSASWPRTPSWISLLGSDIFYPSFARIFKRLAQECGVPVLLALKSPLEEFCNAKERPKQCVAAETLAGLLHSDVNGLVSEWDSWIKVQLQNVILGQSVESIPEWATCIRYAVTGKGKQGTKIPIMRQQILDCIVAPLPPTATTTVVSKRYAFLSAALIELSPPKMPVSEVKLHIVLLDELIHNMSHSSAQIREAIGVILSVLCSNIRLRMSYQQKHPSEEGRTDVDSQLKEENWFKLISARASEAVTNIQQASISDSLDTSADVDMENAQSNGDSLDDVKWMETLFHFIISSFKSGRSSYLGDVIAGFLYPVISLQETSHKDLSTLAKAAFELLKWRVFPGSHLQKVIEVILSSADDSNWRIRSSTLTYLRSFMYRHTFLLAHEEKQKIWKTVEKLLVDSQVEVREHAAAVLAGLMKGGDEDFAADFRDRSYAEANSIQKKRNRRKSSSTQSTAEVHGAVLGLVASVLSVPYDMPSWLPDHVTLLARFAGEPTPIKSTVTKAVAEFRRTHADTWNIQKDSFTEEQLEVLADTSSSSSYFA